From a single Oreochromis niloticus isolate F11D_XX linkage group LG3, O_niloticus_UMD_NMBU, whole genome shotgun sequence genomic region:
- the LOC109197468 gene encoding deleted in malignant brain tumors 1 protein-like — MAVQQFVYCVSVMTILLYKGAHSQISGVSIRLAGSGSTRCSGRVEIYYNNSWGTVCDDGWDLNDAEVVCRQLNCGTTMEAPQSARFGAGTGQIWLDNVTCLGNESSLTDCQHSGWGINSCGHGQDAGVICSDLIRLAGSGSTRCSGRLEIYYNNIWGTVCGDGWDLNDAEVVCKQINCGSALKALRSAPFGAGTGQIWLDNVACSGSENSLTECQHLGFGVHNCQHGQDAGVICSDLIRLAGSGSTRCSGRVEFYHNNIWGTVCDDGWDLNDAQVVCRQLNCGTALQAPQSAHFGAGTGQIWLDNVTCSGNEESLTECQHSGFGSNSCGHGQDAGVICSGPIRLTGAGSTRCSGRVEVYHNNSWGTVCGDGWDLNDAEVVCRQINCGTALQAPQSAHFGEGTGQIWLSDVTCSVRESSLTECQHLGFGSHNCTHHQDAGVICSDLIRLAGSGSTRCSGRVEIFYNNIWGRVYDNGWDLNDAEVVCRELNCQESKNILHVRSDQIDWSWIDSMFWKS; from the exons ATGGCTGTCCAACAGTTTGTCTACTGTGTCTCTGTGATGACCATTCTCTTATATAAAG GTGCACATTCACAGATATCCG gtgtgtCCATCAGATTAGCTGGGTCTGGATCAACTCGATGCTCTGGCAGAGTTGAAATTTATTACAataacagctggggaacagtctgtgatgatggctgggacttaaatgatgctgaggtggtttgcagacagttaaactgtggaACGACAATGGAGGCTCCTCAATCAGCACgctttggtgcaggaactggacagatttggcttGATAATGTGACCTGTTtaggaaatgaaagttctctaactgaCTGTCAGCACAGTGGATGGGGAATAAACAGCTGTGGACATGGTCAGGATgctggtgtcatctgttcag ATCTGATCCGATTAGCTGGGTCTGGATCAACTCGATGCTCTGGAAGACTTGAAATTTATTACAATAACatctggggaacagtctgtggtgatggctgggacttaaatgatgctgaagTGGTTTGCAAACAGATAAACTGTGGGTCGGCACTAAAGGCTCTGCGATCAGCTCCttttggtgcaggaactggacagatttggcttGATAATGTGGCCTGTTCAGGAAGTGAAAATTCTCTAACTGAGTGTCAGCATCTTGGATTTGGAGTGCACAACTGTCAACATGGTCAGGATGCTGGTGTCATTTGTTCAG ATTTGATTAGATTAGCTGGCTCTGGATCGACTCGATGTTCTGGAAGAGTTGAATTTTATCACAATAACatctggggaacagtctgtgatgatggctgggacttaaaCGATGCTcaggtggtttgcagacagttaaactgtgggaCGGCACTACAGGCTCCTCAATCAGCtcactttggtgcaggaactggacagatttggcttgataatgtgacctgttcaggaaatgaagaATCTTTAACTGAATgtcaacacagtggatttggatCAAACAGCTGTGGACATGGCCAGGATGCTGGTGTCATTTGTTCAG GTCCAATCAGATTAACTGGAGCTGGATCAACTCGATGTTCTGGCAGAGTTGAAGTTTATCACAataacagctggggaacagtGTGTGGtgatggctgggacttaaatgatgctgaggtggtttgcagacagatAAATTGTGGGACGGCACTACAGGCTCCTCAATCAGCTCACTTTGGTGAaggaactggacagatttggctCAGTGATGTGACCTGTTCAGTTAGAGAAAGTTCTCTAACTGAGTGCCAACATCTTGGATTTGGATCACACAACTGCACCCATCATCAGGATgctggtgtcatctgttcag ATCTGATCAGATTAGCTGGATCTGGATCAACTCGATGTTCTGGAAGAGTTGAAATTTTTTACAATAACATCTGGGGAAGAGTCTATGATAatggctgggacttaaatgatgctgaggtaGTTTGCAGAGAGTTAAACT GTCAGGAAAGTAAAAATATTCTTCATGTCAGATCTGATCAGATTGACTGGAGCTGGATCGACTCGATGTTCTGGAAGAGTTGA